Proteins from a single region of Phyllopteryx taeniolatus isolate TA_2022b chromosome 10, UOR_Ptae_1.2, whole genome shotgun sequence:
- the prss23 gene encoding serine protease 23, with protein MCERGSSPLPALVLLLPFLLLSSCLESPHRPLIHPQVPTLVPHRPTPLVRSHFSARPHLDLTTHCNASCFHRGGGHQAADNLAFETLYWDGSRTLTTVDVEEEGAGLRGARTRRRRVRRQIYGADGRFNIQGDNFLLDYPFSAAVRISTGCTGVLVSRWHVLTAAHCLHDGKDYVKGARKLRVGFLIPPSVNGTGVEPSSGKKPMVRWVRVRRTRVPKGWIQGPQELSMDFDYALLELRWPHRRAFMRLAVAPSLEGLAGRRIHFSGFDSDRPGELVYRFCPVEEESSDLIYQHCDARPGASGSGVYGRVWDNSLERWERKVIGIFSGHQWLEVDGENRDYNVAVRITPLKFAQICYWLHGNRVDCLQD; from the coding sequence ATGTGTGAGCGTGGCAGCTCCCCCTTACCAGCCCTTGTTCTCCTCCTGCCTTTCCTTCTGCTGTCGTCCTGCCTGGAGTCTCCCCACCGTCccctcatccacccccaggtgCCCACCCTGGTCCCTCACCGGCCGACCCCTCTGGTGCGCTCCCACTTCAGCGCCCGCCCTCATCTGGACCTGACCACCCACTGCAACGCCAGCTGCTTCCACAGAGGAGGAGGCCACCAGGCCGCTGACAACTTGGCCTTCGAGACCCTCTACTGGGACGGCTCTCGCACGCTGACCACCGTGGacgtggaggaggagggagcCGGTCTCAGAGGCGCGAGAACCCGACGCAGGCGCGTGAGGCGTCAGATCTACGGCGCCGACGGCCGCTTTAACATCCAGGGCGACAACTTTTTGCTGGACTACCCATTCTCCGCGGCCGTCCGTATCTCCACGGGCTGCACCGGCGTCCTGGTGTCTCGCTGGCACGTCCTGACCGCCGCGCACTGCCTCCACGACGGCAAAGATTACGTCAAGGGGGCGCGCAAGCTACGGGTGGGCTTCCTCATCCCGCCGTCCGTCAATGGAACTGGAGTTGAACCCTCATCCGGGAAGAAACCGATGGTGCGCTGGGTACGGGTGAGGCGCACCCGAGTACCCAAGGGGTGGATCCAGGGCCCTCAGGAGCTCAGCATGGACTTCGACTACGCGCTTCTGGAGCTGCGCTGGCCCCACCGCCGGGCTTTCATGCGCCTGGCCGTGGCACCCTCCCTGGAGGGGTTGGCGGGCCGACGCATCCACTTCTCGGGATTTGACAGCGACCGACCCGGAGAGCTGGTCTACCGCTTCTGCCCGGTGGAAGAAGAGTCCAGCGACCTGATCTACCAGCACTGCGACGCCCGGCCCGGGGCCAGCGGGTCAGGGGTGTACGGCCGCGTGTGGGACAACTCCTTGGAACGCTGGGAGAGGAAAGTCATCGGGATCTTTTCGGGACACCAGTGGCTGGAGGTGGACGGAGAGAACCGGGACTACAACGTGGCCGTGCGCATCACCCCGCTCAAGTTTGCGCAGATTTGCTACTGGCTGCACGGGAATCGTGTGGACTGTTTGCAGGACTGA
- the cfl1 gene encoding cofilin-1, producing MASGVKVTDEVIAVFNDMKVRKAQANEEEKRRRKKAILFCMSKDLKNIVLDDGKEILLGDLGTTVQDPYQHFVKMLPPDDCRYALYDATYETKETKKEDLVFIFWAPDGASLKSKMIYASSKDAIKRKFEGIKHEWQVNGLEDLKDRHTLAEKLGGGSVVSLEGCPI from the exons GCCTCTGGTGTGAAAGTCACGGACGAAGTGATCGCAGTCTTCAATGACATGAAGGTGCGCAAGGCCCAGGCCAACGAGGAGGAGAAGCGGAGGAGGAAGAAGGCCATCCTCTTCTGCATGAGCAAGGACCTGAAGAACATCGTGCTGGACGATGGCAAGGAGATCCTGCTGGGCGACCTGGGCACCACTGTGCAGGACCCCTACCAGCACTTCGTCAAGATGCTGCCGCCCGACGACTGCCGCTACGCCCTCTACGACGCCACCTACGAGACCAAAGAGACCAAGAAGGAGGACCTGGTCTTCATCTTTTG GGCTCCTGATGGTGCCTCCCTCAAGAGCAAGATGATCTATGCCAGCTCAAAAGATGCCATCAAGAGAAAGTTTGAAG GTATCAAGCACGAGTGGCAGGTGAACGGTTTGGAAGACCTGAAAGATCGGCACACCTTGGCAGAAAAACTGGGCGGTGGTTCGGTAGTCAGCCTGGAGGGATgccctatataa